Genomic DNA from Hymenobacter jejuensis:
GGGCTGAGCCTAGGCATTCGGTACAACCAGGGCTTCAAATCGCTGCTCGATACCAAGGACGTAAGTGCCCGCAACGAGCCAAAAGCCTTCAACCGAGCCTTTATGTTACAAATAGGCTATCTGCTGCCGTTAGGCAACTAGTCAACCGTATATCAAAAAAGCGGCGGCCGTAACTGGCCGCCGCTTTTTTGATATGCAAATACATCACTATCAGCCTATTATACGTTTAAGCAGTAGTACCAGCCTGGTGTGCAATGTGGTACGAGTTAAGTCCTTCTTTTATCAAAATCTTAGTTACAACCATGAAAAAACTCTCTGTTATCGTAGTTGCTTTTTTGGCTCTCACTTCCTTCTGTTCGCTGTCGGCACACGCACAGGGCCTGCGCTTGGGCGTTAAAGCGGGAGCTAATCTTTCCAATCTATCCGGCAATCTGACCAACGAAGATCGGTTCCAAAACAAAATCGGTTTTCACGGAGGCTTATTGCTCAATGCAGGCTTAGTAGGCGATGGCTTCCTCTCAATTCAGCCGGAGCTGCTGTACTCGCAGAAAGGCTTTAAAAACAAGGACAAGGAATATAGCCTGCTAGGCAACACGCTAAAATTCACGGGCAAAACCAACTACAACTACCTCGATTTACCCATTTTACTCAAAATCAATGCGGGTGGGCTTTTCTTCGAGGCAGGGCCGCAGTTTAGCTACCTGCTCAACGTCAAAGACGATTCGAAGCGCTACGTCAACGGGCAACAAACGTCTTATACCTCCTCCGAGCGCGACCTCAACAACGTAAACCGCTTCGAAGTGGGCTACGCCGCGGGCTTGGGCTTCCAGGCTGACAGCGGCCCCATGATCGGCATTCGCTACAACGGCGCCTTCACCGATTTCAGCAAAGACGGCTACCAAAACAACGACCTGCGCAACGCACGCAACCAGGTGTTTCAGGCTTACGTCGGATTTTTAATTCCAAGTAAATAAGCCCGTTACATAGTAAAAAAGCCCTCAACCACATCGATTGAGGGCTTTTTTTCGTTTGTGTGGGGCATGTAAGCTCAGCACTGGCACACTTTTCGTTTTGGCCGCGCTGTGCATTCCTTTTTCACCCACACTATTTCTGCACTCATGAAAAAGACCACCGTTGTTTTAGCCACCTTATTTTCAGCCGCTGCCTTCTCCTCGGCTCACGCCCAGGGCGTCCGTTTGGGCCTGCGAGCCGGCGCTAACTACTCCAACCTCACCGGTAACATCCAAAACGAAAATACCTACAACAACAAAGTAGGCTTCATGGGCGGCGTGATCCTAAACGCCGACCTTTCCGGCGACGGCTTCCTCTCGATTCAGCCCGAAGTCTTGTATTCGCAGAAAGGCTTCGAAAATAAGCCTACCGAGTACACCAACACCCTTCTGGGCGTAGGCTACACTCAAAAGCGCGAAGGCAAAGTCAACTACAATTACCTCGATGTACCGGTGTTGCTGAAGATCAACGCGGGCGGACTGATTTTCGAAGCGGGTCCGCAGTATTCATACTTGCTCAGCTCCAACAACGAAACCAAAACGACCACCACACGCTTGCCCAACGGCACGCCTTCGGTGTCGGAAGCAGAGAACAAAAATGACGTTAGCGGCCTGAAGCGCAGCGAGTTGGGTTACGCAGCGGGCATCGGTTACCAAGCCGATAATGGCCTGAGCCTCAACCTACGCTACACGGGTGCCTTCAGCGATTTCGTAAAAAGCGACAACGGTACCTATTTCGACGGCGACCTGAAAAACGCCCGGCACTCGGCGTTCCAACTTTCGCTCGGCTACCTGATTCCGAGCAAGTAGTCGCGAAGCGAAACGCATAAATTCAAAGTCCTGGCTTCTGTCCGCAGAAGTCAGGACTTTTTGTTTGTTGTTGATAATCAACACATTAATAGTGGGACTTGCCCAGAAAAAAATAATATCGCCCATCGAGAGTTACTCGTCTGTTACTTTGTGCAAATAGCTCCCTGGGCATTTTAACCTTTAACCGCACGTGAAGAAAGTTACGCTGACCCTGCTGCTGGCCACCCTTGCCTCAGTGGGGTACGGGCAAGGAGTACGATTGGGGTTAAAACTGGGCGGCAGCCTCACCAACGCCGTCGGTAGCGATATTGTCGGGAGCAGCCTGCAAGTGGGCGGCCACGGCGGCATTACCGCAAACGTGGGCATTACCAAGAATTTTTCGCTGCAACCGGAAGCCTTATTTTCGATGAAAGGCGACCAAGCCACCAGCTACGGACCGTCTATTCGGGCGCGGCTGTACTACATTGATGTGCCCGTCGTGCTCAAATACACCCGAGACGATGTGTTTTTTGAGGCGGGTCCGCAGGGTGGCTATCTGCTTTCTTATCAGGATAATACGGGCTTTACGACCAAGACACCCACGCCCTTCCGCACCTTGGACTACGGCTACGTGCTGGGCTTTGGCTACCAGGACCCAGGCGGCTTTAGCGTAGGCTGGCGCTACAACGGCGGGCTCACCAACGTCTACCGCGACGTTGATTTTGGCGATGGCGTCGTCACGACGAAAGGCCGCAACAACGCCATTCAACTCTACATCGCTTACCGCTTTCCGGCCTTGTTCGGCGGTAAAAAGGCGGCGGTTGAAGAAGACACAAAAAAACCGGCACCTAAGTAAGCGCCGGTTTTTTTGTTATTTACAAATAATTGATAGTCAATTAGTTACTTAGAAGCCTCTAGCGCCGCGTAGTTGCGGTAAAAATGCGGGATGGTCTCGATGCCTTTCAGGAAATTGAACACGCCGTAGTGCTCGTTGGGCGAGTGAATTGCATCCGAATCGAGGCCAAAGCCGAGCAGCACCGAGTCCAGACCCAGCTCCGACTTGAACATGGCCACAATCGGAATAGAGCCGCCGCCGCGCGTCGGAATGGGCTTCTTGCCAAAGGTAGTTTCAAGGGCTTTGGAGGCCGCTTGGTAAGCGATTGAATCAGTGGGGGTTACCACAGGCTCACCGCCGTGGTGGGGCCGCACTACCACTGTTGCCCCCGAAGGAACCAAGCTCGAGAAGTGCTTCTGGAATTTCTCCGTGATCTCTTCCGAAGTCTGGTTGGGCACTAGGCGCATCGAGATTTTGGCGTAAGCCTTTGAGGCAATGACGGTTTTGGCGCCTTCGCCGGTGTAACCGCCCCAAATGCCGTTCACGTCGAGCGTGGGCCGAATGCTGGTGCGCTCGATGGTGCTGTAGCCCTTTTCGCCGTACACATCAGGCAGGCCAATGCTTTGCTTGAATTCCTCGTCGGAGTGCGGCGCTTTGGCCATCTCGGCGCGCTCCTCGGCCGAAAGCTCCTGCACGTTGTCGTAGAAGCCGGGGATGGTGATGTGGTTATTCTCGTCGTGCAACGACGCGATCATCTTGCACAGAATATTAATAGGATTCGCCACCGCACCGCCGTACAGGCCCGAATGCAGGTCGCGGTTGGGGCCGGTAACTTCTACCTCGTGGTAGCTCAGGCCGCGCAAGCCCACTTCGATGCTGGGGGTATCGTTGGCCAGGATGCCGGTATCCGAAATCAGGATGACGTCGGCCTTGAGCTTTTCCTTGTTCTCGCGCACGAAAACGTTCAGGTTATTAGAGCCGATTTCTTCTTCTCCCTCAATCATGAACTTGACGTTGCAGGGCACGCCGCCCTCCTTCATCATCACCTCAAAAGCCTTCACGTGCATGTACACCTGGCCTTTGTCGTCGCAGGCGCCGCGCGCATAGATGTTGCCATCTTTGATCACCGGCTCGAAGGGCGGCGAAGTCCATAGCTCATAAGGATCGGCGGGCTGTACGTCGTAGTGGCCGTAGACGAGCACCGTAGGTAACGCCGGGTCCACAATTTTGTCGCCGTAGACGATGGGGTTGCCGGCAGTTTCGCAAAGCTCTACGTTTTCGACGCCTAGCTCTTCCAGTCGGGCTTTCAAGTAATCAGCGGCGCGTAGCACATCGCCATGAAACTTGGGGTCGGCTGATACGGACGGGATACGCAGCCAGTCCAGCAATTCGCTTAGGAAACGGTCTTTGTTTTCTTCGAGGTAGGAAGCCATGCGGGCGGTGGGGTTAGGTTGAAATGCGGGGTAAAGGTAAGAGTAGAATAAAGTGGAATCTATTCTGAGCTTTCAACCCCAAGGTTAGAAGGCTTAACATATTCGTGAACAATCTCCCACGCTCGTTCTAAGCTTATTCCATCTCGCTGTGCTACTGCCAATGGATGATCTGTAGGCTCTAGCTCAATAGTGGGCCGTTGGCCATTCCCCTGAAAATGAGCCATGGTCTTAAGACTGAGCGTAGGAGAAAACATGCTTATCTCGGTGCAAAGCCATCCAAAATATGGCCTGATTGCATCAGTGTTATGGTATTCTTGATAACTGAGGAAATGTTCTTGTGATTGACTAACCCAAACTCCAAAACCAAATGTTTGCTCCTGCTCATGTACAGGGATTTCCAGTACGCCACGAATAAAGAACTCTTGGTCATCAATGACGCAAGTATCTTGCTTCAACCAGACGCGCGTTGCACGTTCTTCCTCCGGAATAGTGTACATGGCCCAAGGAGCTGATGAGCCAATGTCAGGTAAACATTCATGTATTTGTCCGCAACAAGCGCAGTGGAAGCTCATA
This window encodes:
- a CDS encoding porin family protein yields the protein MKKLSVIVVAFLALTSFCSLSAHAQGLRLGVKAGANLSNLSGNLTNEDRFQNKIGFHGGLLLNAGLVGDGFLSIQPELLYSQKGFKNKDKEYSLLGNTLKFTGKTNYNYLDLPILLKINAGGLFFEAGPQFSYLLNVKDDSKRYVNGQQTSYTSSERDLNNVNRFEVGYAAGLGFQADSGPMIGIRYNGAFTDFSKDGYQNNDLRNARNQVFQAYVGFLIPSK
- a CDS encoding DUF2199 domain-containing protein; this encodes MSFHCACCGQIHECLPDIGSSAPWAMYTIPEEERATRVWLKQDTCVIDDQEFFIRGVLEIPVHEQEQTFGFGVWVSQSQEHFLSYQEYHNTDAIRPYFGWLCTEISMFSPTLSLKTMAHFQGNGQRPTIELEPTDHPLAVAQRDGISLERAWEIVHEYVKPSNLGVESSE
- a CDS encoding porin family protein — encoded protein: MKKTTVVLATLFSAAAFSSAHAQGVRLGLRAGANYSNLTGNIQNENTYNNKVGFMGGVILNADLSGDGFLSIQPEVLYSQKGFENKPTEYTNTLLGVGYTQKREGKVNYNYLDVPVLLKINAGGLIFEAGPQYSYLLSSNNETKTTTTRLPNGTPSVSEAENKNDVSGLKRSELGYAAGIGYQADNGLSLNLRYTGAFSDFVKSDNGTYFDGDLKNARHSAFQLSLGYLIPSK
- a CDS encoding dipeptidase gives rise to the protein MASYLEENKDRFLSELLDWLRIPSVSADPKFHGDVLRAADYLKARLEELGVENVELCETAGNPIVYGDKIVDPALPTVLVYGHYDVQPADPYELWTSPPFEPVIKDGNIYARGACDDKGQVYMHVKAFEVMMKEGGVPCNVKFMIEGEEEIGSNNLNVFVRENKEKLKADVILISDTGILANDTPSIEVGLRGLSYHEVEVTGPNRDLHSGLYGGAVANPINILCKMIASLHDENNHITIPGFYDNVQELSAEERAEMAKAPHSDEEFKQSIGLPDVYGEKGYSTIERTSIRPTLDVNGIWGGYTGEGAKTVIASKAYAKISMRLVPNQTSEEITEKFQKHFSSLVPSGATVVVRPHHGGEPVVTPTDSIAYQAASKALETTFGKKPIPTRGGGSIPIVAMFKSELGLDSVLLGFGLDSDAIHSPNEHYGVFNFLKGIETIPHFYRNYAALEASK
- a CDS encoding porin family protein, with the protein product MKKVTLTLLLATLASVGYGQGVRLGLKLGGSLTNAVGSDIVGSSLQVGGHGGITANVGITKNFSLQPEALFSMKGDQATSYGPSIRARLYYIDVPVVLKYTRDDVFFEAGPQGGYLLSYQDNTGFTTKTPTPFRTLDYGYVLGFGYQDPGGFSVGWRYNGGLTNVYRDVDFGDGVVTTKGRNNAIQLYIAYRFPALFGGKKAAVEEDTKKPAPK